A single genomic interval of Marinitoga sp. 38H-ov harbors:
- a CDS encoding ABC transporter permease has product MFKTMISPLFKNKKFLIGLSIFIIFIILGLLGPIVYNVDPTEMTWDFEQAPSSVHPLGTDTYGRDVLAQLFSGIRSSLYIGLIAATISLVIGLLIGTFSAVKGGVVDDVLMSVTNVVLTTPSILIAILIASYLKVRSVEVIGLILGFFQWPWFARAIRAQLMSVMSREYVYLSKMAGYSDFKLIIEDLIPTIATYTFMSFVLFINGGIMGEAGLSLIGLGPTKGISLGIMLQWSTLMDAVRRGLWWWFIPPGVAIVAITASLLVLSTAMDEVFNPRLREE; this is encoded by the coding sequence ATGTTTAAAACAATGATTTCTCCATTATTTAAAAATAAAAAATTTTTAATAGGTTTATCAATATTTATTATTTTTATTATTTTAGGATTATTAGGACCTATTGTATATAATGTTGATCCTACAGAAATGACATGGGATTTTGAACAAGCTCCATCATCTGTTCATCCTTTAGGAACTGATACATATGGGAGAGATGTTTTAGCTCAATTATTCTCAGGTATTAGATCATCATTATATATAGGTTTAATTGCTGCTACTATTTCTTTAGTGATAGGATTATTAATTGGTACATTTTCTGCAGTTAAGGGCGGAGTTGTTGATGATGTATTAATGAGCGTTACTAATGTAGTTTTAACAACTCCTTCTATTTTAATTGCAATATTAATTGCTAGTTACTTAAAGGTAAGAAGTGTTGAAGTTATTGGTTTAATATTAGGTTTTTTCCAATGGCCTTGGTTTGCAAGAGCTATTAGAGCACAATTAATGAGTGTTATGTCAAGAGAATATGTTTATTTATCTAAAATGGCTGGATACTCTGATTTTAAATTAATAATTGAAGATTTAATTCCAACTATTGCAACATATACATTTATGAGTTTTGTTTTATTTATAAACGGTGGTATTATGGGTGAAGCTGGTTTAAGTTTAATAGGACTTGGACCTACAAAAGGTATTTCTTTAGGTATTATGTTGCAATGGTCAACTTTAATGGATGCTGTTAGAAGAGGATTATGGTGGTGGTTTATTCCACCAGGAGTCGCAATAGTAGCCATCACAGCCTCATTACTTGTTTTAAGTACTGCAATGGACGAAGTATTCAATCCAAGACTTAGGGAGGAGTAA
- a CDS encoding ABC transporter ATP-binding protein, whose amino-acid sequence MAEKILIAKNVKAYYRKGTKYVKAVDNVNLDIYEGEIIGIVGESGCGKTTLTDVLQMNILKPLTLIEGSIEFKTKNGYVDISKLSREEVKEKYWGTELARIPQASMNALMPTIKIKKYVEHLAKSHNINPKDLLEKAKERIKKVGLKEDVLEMYPFELSGGMRQRAVIAVGTLLDPHLLVADEPTSALDVVNQKMFLKALKQFKNEGIVKSVLFITHDIATIRQLADRMLIMYAGKIAEIGNTDDMVNEAYHPYSKGLFNSVLTPEPEIKKRGIVTIPGAPPNLLEPPSGCRFHPRCPHVMEICKTKEPTVKEFENGRKIACFLYSEGSK is encoded by the coding sequence ATGGCTGAAAAAATATTAATTGCAAAAAATGTGAAAGCTTATTATAGAAAGGGTACAAAATATGTAAAAGCTGTTGATAATGTAAATCTTGATATATATGAAGGTGAAATAATTGGTATTGTAGGAGAATCAGGATGCGGAAAAACTACATTAACCGATGTTCTACAAATGAATATCTTAAAACCTTTAACATTAATTGAAGGTAGCATAGAATTTAAAACTAAAAATGGTTATGTTGATATTTCAAAATTATCAAGAGAAGAAGTGAAAGAAAAATATTGGGGAACAGAATTAGCTAGAATTCCTCAGGCATCTATGAATGCATTAATGCCTACAATAAAAATTAAAAAGTATGTAGAACATTTAGCTAAGTCTCATAATATAAATCCAAAAGATCTATTAGAAAAAGCAAAAGAAAGAATCAAAAAAGTTGGCTTAAAAGAAGATGTTTTAGAAATGTATCCATTTGAGTTAAGTGGTGGAATGAGACAAAGAGCTGTTATTGCTGTTGGAACTTTGCTTGATCCACATTTACTTGTAGCGGATGAACCTACTTCTGCATTAGATGTTGTAAATCAAAAAATGTTTTTAAAAGCGTTAAAACAATTTAAAAATGAGGGTATTGTAAAAAGTGTTTTATTTATAACACATGATATTGCTACTATCAGGCAACTTGCAGATAGAATGTTAATTATGTATGCAGGAAAAATTGCTGAAATTGGAAATACAGATGACATGGTAAACGAAGCTTATCATCCTTATTCAAAAGGTTTATTTAATTCTGTACTTACACCTGAGCCTGAAATTAAAAAAAGAGGTATTGTTACTATACCAGGAGCCCCTCCAAATTTATTGGAGCCGCCTAGCGGTTGTAGATTCCATCCTAGATGCCCACATGTTATGGAAATATGCAAAACTAAAGAACCTACAGTTAAAGAATTTGAAAACGGTAGAAAAATAGCTTGTTTCTTGTATTCGGAGGGATCAAAATGA